One genomic window of Devosia salina includes the following:
- a CDS encoding GNAT family N-acetyltransferase, protein MDAAAKVLRRSFDDRLPSLAGLHTPEEDLEYFRTHLFRESEMWGAFTGQLVGFIAFAGEWIEQLYILPEWQGMGIGKVLLEIAKVKSRSLRLWTFQQNAPARQFYERHGFVPIEATDGLGNEAKAPDVLYQWIRP, encoded by the coding sequence ATGGACGCCGCGGCAAAGGTGCTTCGACGTTCCTTTGATGACCGTCTGCCGTCATTGGCGGGCCTGCATACCCCGGAGGAAGACCTGGAATACTTCCGAACCCACCTTTTCCGCGAAAGCGAAATGTGGGGGGCGTTCACTGGTCAGCTGGTCGGGTTTATCGCCTTTGCCGGAGAATGGATCGAGCAATTGTATATCCTTCCCGAATGGCAGGGCATGGGAATTGGGAAGGTCCTGCTCGAGATTGCGAAGGTGAAATCTCGATCGCTCAGGCTTTGGACATTTCAGCAGAACGCGCCTGCCAGGCAATTCTATGAACGGCACGGCTTTGTGCCAATCGAAGCGACAGACGGCCTTGGCAATGAGGCCAAGGCGCCAGATGTGCTCTATCAGTGGATCAGACCTTAA
- a CDS encoding MATE family efflux transporter has product MAAFVFGLAVQSAAWLFRDQWDALFTDDPEVMAIVARILPLMTAAYCLTGPQVMLVNYFQAISDARRTALLGLGRTYLLLLPSTALLPMVLGETGIWLARPCQLRQRALGHRRMYRASSLTAAAT; this is encoded by the coding sequence ATCGCAGCCTTCGTCTTCGGCCTCGCCGTGCAGTCGGCGGCCTGGCTGTTCCGTGACCAGTGGGACGCGCTGTTCACCGATGATCCGGAGGTGATGGCGATCGTGGCCCGCATCCTGCCGCTGATGACTGCGGCCTATTGCCTGACGGGGCCGCAGGTGATGCTGGTTAACTACTTCCAGGCGATCAGCGATGCCAGGCGAACGGCCCTGCTGGGACTGGGACGGACCTATCTGCTGCTCCTTCCGTCAACGGCGCTGCTGCCTATGGTGCTGGGAGAGACGGGAATCTGGCTAGCGCGACCCTGCCAACTGAGGCAAAGAGCTTTGGGCCACCGGCGAATGTACCGAGCCAGCTCTTTGACGGCCGCGGCAACGTAA
- a CDS encoding Ku protein, whose protein sequence is MAVRAVWSGVIRIAELVCPVKMYTAATTSERISLHMINRKTGHRLKRIYVDEKTEKPVDKEDQMKGYETSPGQYVELEPDEIAAAVPDSDKVLKVGNFLTCSQIETTFFDRPYYLLPAHDAAEESFTLIREALRKQKAAAIAHTVLFRRLRPVLIRAHRKGLIATTLNFDYEVRSSKQAFKNIGNHKIEAEMLDLAKHILSTKAGKFDPAKFDDRYEEALAELVRAKIEGRKVVPLKRPEPTKSNNLLEALRMSAGGNKAAGKKAPTKKASNSKREAPQKKAS, encoded by the coding sequence ATGGCAGTACGTGCCGTATGGAGCGGAGTGATCAGGATTGCCGAGTTGGTGTGCCCTGTCAAAATGTATACGGCGGCCACCACTTCTGAACGTATCTCACTTCACATGATCAACCGGAAAACCGGACACCGCTTGAAGCGCATCTATGTCGACGAAAAGACTGAAAAGCCAGTCGACAAAGAAGACCAGATGAAGGGGTACGAGACCAGCCCCGGCCAATATGTAGAGCTGGAACCAGATGAAATCGCAGCTGCAGTCCCGGACAGCGACAAGGTACTAAAGGTCGGAAACTTCCTCACATGCAGCCAGATCGAAACCACGTTCTTTGATCGGCCATATTACCTGCTGCCGGCCCACGATGCCGCAGAGGAGAGCTTTACCCTGATCCGCGAGGCGTTGAGGAAGCAGAAGGCGGCAGCTATTGCCCACACGGTGCTGTTCCGCCGCCTGCGTCCGGTCCTCATCCGTGCTCACCGCAAGGGTCTGATCGCCACAACCCTGAACTTTGACTACGAGGTCAGGTCATCCAAACAAGCGTTCAAAAATATTGGAAATCACAAAATCGAAGCCGAAATGCTCGACCTCGCTAAGCACATCTTGTCGACGAAGGCGGGCAAATTTGACCCGGCAAAGTTCGATGATCGGTATGAGGAAGCTCTTGCCGAGCTCGTTCGCGCCAAGATTGAAGGGCGAAAAGTCGTACCGCTTAAGCGCCCCGAACCGACAAAATCCAATAATTTGCTTGAGGCGCTGCGCATGAGCGCTGGAGGGAACAAGGCGGCCGGCAAGAAAGCGCCGACAAAGAAGGCTAGCAACTCAAAACGTGAGGCCCCCCAAAAGAAAGCGAGTTAG
- a CDS encoding Ku protein, whose amino-acid sequence MAVRPYWRGYLKLSLVTCAVTLSPATSEGGKVRFHTLNRKTGDRIRTRYIDSSSEKIVDDDDQAKAYAMGEDDYVILEEEDLDSVQLESARTIDIDEFVETDTIEWVYFDSPYFVVPADEVGEEAFTVIREAMAQSNVVGVSRLVLGNRERAVMLQPWDTGIILWTLRFGDEVRDEDEYWEKVDDEKVDKKMLSMVEQLIEERTTAWSDAMVKDPVQDRLKEIIRAKAKPSKKAKPKQPAADEEESSSNVIDLMAALKKSLEGKPETTKRSRR is encoded by the coding sequence ATGGCGGTAAGACCATATTGGAGGGGCTACCTGAAGCTTTCCTTAGTGACCTGCGCGGTGACCCTATCCCCAGCAACTTCAGAAGGCGGGAAAGTTCGCTTCCACACTCTCAATCGGAAAACCGGAGATCGCATCAGAACGCGCTACATCGACTCCAGCTCCGAGAAGATTGTCGATGATGATGATCAGGCAAAGGCCTACGCAATGGGCGAAGACGATTATGTGATCCTGGAAGAAGAGGATCTGGATTCGGTTCAACTGGAGAGCGCCCGAACTATCGACATCGATGAATTCGTAGAGACGGACACGATCGAATGGGTCTACTTCGATAGCCCGTATTTCGTGGTGCCTGCCGACGAAGTCGGAGAGGAGGCCTTCACCGTTATTCGCGAGGCAATGGCCCAGAGCAATGTGGTGGGCGTTTCCCGTCTGGTCCTCGGCAATCGCGAGCGCGCAGTGATGCTCCAGCCATGGGACACTGGCATCATTTTGTGGACGCTGCGTTTCGGTGACGAAGTCCGCGACGAAGACGAATATTGGGAAAAGGTCGACGACGAAAAGGTCGACAAGAAGATGCTCTCGATGGTGGAGCAGCTGATCGAAGAACGCACGACGGCGTGGTCAGACGCCATGGTGAAGGATCCTGTTCAGGACCGCCTGAAGGAGATTATCAGGGCCAAAGCCAAGCCAAGCAAAAAGGCCAAGCCCAAACAGCCTGCGGCGGATGAAGAAGAGTCCTCGAGCAATGTGATTGACCTGATGGCTGCGCTGAAGAAAAGCCTCGAAGGCAAGCCAGAAACGACTAAGCGGTCACGACGCTAA